The genomic DNA AGTCCACGTCGGCCGGAATGTTCACGAGTTCCGGGTGGAACGTCGACAGCACTTCGCGGATCTGGGCTTCCCCGTTGCCATTGCTCATTGACTGGTAAATCCTTGCCTGGAGTGCCTTGTGGGCAGCGGAAATAGTCAACGTACCCGATCGGACCGGAAGGCGCGCGTCCCGGCTCCTGCCGCGGGCTCGCCGCCGGATCTTCCGGTTTCAGTGCGCGCAACAGCGCTTCGGAGATCTCCCCTCCCCCGATGGTGGGACGGAGCCTATGCCAATCTCCGCTGCAGGTGAAGGCCCCCAGTTGACGGCGATTTTGGGCAGATACCGCGTGGCCCCGTGCGGGTGCTGCGCTGACCTGCTTGTTCGCAGCCCGGAGTACGCGACGGCCGAAGCCTTGCCGGAGTGGGCGAGAACCGGGGGCGGAGCCACCGGTTTCGCTTTCATGTGACCTGCCCGAGTCGGTTGTGCGGAAATTATCGACCGGTGTGGAAGCGACGCCGGTGTTTGTTCCGTTTGGAGGTCATGCATCCCGGCCCGACCGGTGTACGCCCGCCGGTCCGCAACCGGGATCGGGGCGTCCGCGACCCGTCTGACCTGCAAGTCCCGCACGCCGGGGCGCTGATTGCATGTGAAAGCATCGATGCGTCGAAGGAGTTCCGGGGCGCCTGTAAGGTGCGTAAACGAGGCCGGGCCTTCACCTGTGGCAGAGATTGGCATACGCTTCCTCCGGCCAGCTTGTCTCGGCAAACGGGGGAGGGCGATCGCTGGTGGCTGTTGCGCGCGGTGAAACCGGGAGACCCGGCGAGGCACGGGCGGTGCTCAACCCGGAAGAACCGGACCGTCTCCTTCGATTCGAGTACGACCGGGACAGCGACTACGAAGCCGAAATCGGCATCACGTTAGCCTTACAGGCACTCGTGCCCCAGGCCAAGCTCCTGAACCCGGACCACCGGATGTTCCAGATGGTCCACCTGATCAGCGAATACTCGTGGTGTTCCATGCACCACGAACTCTGCCGCGTCTGTAATGCCCTGGACGAGGACGACTTCGTCCTCGCCGGCCGGCTGCTCAACCGGACCGTCGGGCTCGGGGAATTCCCCGTGCAGACCGTGCGGTTACTCCAGGAGTCCTTCTCGCAGGCCAGCTTCCTGAGCATGCGCGACGTGCTGATGCCCGAGTCCACCGGCCTCGACTCGCCCGGCCGCCGTAACCTGCGCCGCGTCTGCACGGCCGTGTGGCGCGCGTTCGAAGCCGCGCTGGAGCGGCACGGCGTCGGCCATCGCGACCTGATCGAGGAACTGGGCCGGCTGGAGGCGCCGGCCCCCGGCGAGCGGCTGGCCGTCCTCGCGGAGGTCCGCAACGGCATACACCTGCTCGACTGCAAGACCATGGAGTGGAACCAGCTCCACCTGCGCCTGGTCCGCAGCCTCATCGGAGGCCACCCGGCGGCCCGGCCCGGCGACGGGTCCGCGACCCCCGCCGAGCCGCTGAGCATGCGCGGTGCGCCGATCAGCGGGCTGGAGCGCCTGGCCGAGCACTCGCTCTTCCCCGGCCTCTGGCGGGCCGTGGACGAGACGTACCAGCGGACCTCCCGCCTGGCCGCGGAGGGCGCGAACTGATGGCACACCACAGAGCAGCACCGCGGCCGTCAGGATCCTGGACATGAGCGACGCCACCCGGATCGCCACATCCGAGCAGCTCGACCTGTGGCTGGCCGCCGGCCAGGACCTCGAGTCCCCGCGCTACAACGTCCCGACCGCCCTCGACTTCCACGCCCGGCCGGACGAGGGCGCGATCCGGGCGGCGCTGCACGGCCTGTTCGACCGGCACCCCGCCCTGCGTTCGTCGTTCCACCTCGACGATTCCGGGCAACTGCGCCAGACGATCCCCGACGCCGTCGAGCCCTCGCTGCGCGTGGTCCGTATCCCGGAGGAGTGGGACAGAAGAGCGCGGGCCGCATGGGCCGCGCAGGTCGGCCGGCGGCCGATCCCCATAGGTTCCGCCGGCGTCGCACGGGCCGACCTGCTGCTGCACCCCGGGGGCGCGGTACTGGTCCTCACCGTGCACCACCTGGTCATGGACGGCTGGTCCGTCGAACTGGCCGTCGAAGACTTCCTGGCGCTCTACGACGCGGCGGTCGACGGCACCTCCCCGGCGCCCGCCGGCACGGGAGAGGAGACGCCGGCCGCCCCCGCGGACCCCGACGCCGTCGGCTACTGGCTGGACCTGCTCGGCTCCGACCCGGAGACGCTGGAGCCGGTTCCGGACTTCGTCCGGGGGGCGCGGCAGTCGCGCGCGGCCCGCGAGGAAGTGGTCGTCGACGGTGCGGAACTCGCCGCCCTGCGGGGGATGGTCGAGCGGGACCGGGTGTCGATGTCCACCGTGGGCCTCGCCGGCTGGTCGGTGGTGCTGCACCAGTGGAGCGGCCTGGACGAGGGGCTGCTGGCCACGCCCTTCAGCGCCCGCGTCGATCCCGGCACCCACCACACGCTCGGCATGCTGAGCCGGGTGCTGCCGGTCCGTACGTCCTTCGCCCCCGCGACACCCTGGAGCGACCATCTGGCCTCGCTCCACCTCCAGGTGCTGGAGTCGTTCGAGCAGTCCGCGGTCGACACCGGCGCCCTGCGCGCCGCATTAGCCGCGCAGGGCCGCCGCTACCCGGCCTTCCGCAGCCTGTACGCCCACGAGAGCGAGCCCCGGCCTGCGCGCGTGCTGCCGGAGACCGAGGTGTCCCGTCTGGACATCGACCTCGGGGCCGTCAAGTACGACCTCTCGGCGGCGGTTCTCGAAGGCCCCGACCGGCTGATCCTGGAGCTGGAGTACGACGCCGCCGTCTACCGCCCGACGACCGTCCGCGCCGTGCTCGCGCAGTGGCACGGGCTGCTGACGGCCGCGGCCGCGGAGCCCGACGCCGCGCTGGCCGACCTGTTGCGCGAAGCCGACGGCGACACCACCGCGACGGCCTCCCGGAACGAGACCCCCGCCGAGGTCTCGGTGCCGCCGCCGCACCTGGTCCTCGACATGGCGAGGGCCCACCCCGACCGGATCGCCGTCGTCCACGGCGAGGAGGAACTGACCTACGCCCAACTGGTCGCCGCCGCCTCGCGCGTGGCGAACTGGCTGCTGGCGGCGGACGGCGACGAGCCGGCCCCGACCGTCGGCGTACTCATGCCCGGCGGCTCGGACGCCGTCGTCGCCTTCCTCGGGATCACCCTGGCCGGCAAGGCGTACGTGCCCATGGACCCCGGCCACCCCGCCGCCCGGCTCGCCGGCATCATCGATGACTCGGGCATGCACCGCATCCTCACCACGGCCGAGCTGGCCGACGGTGCCGACCGCCTCGGCTGTGCGGCGCACACCCTGGCGGAGGTGTGCACCGAAGCCGAAGCCGGGGGTGACGAGCCGCCGGACGTGACGCTGACCCCGGACACCCTGTTCAACGTGCTCTACACGTCCGGCTCCACCGGGCGTCCGAAGGGCGTCCTGCTCCCGCACCGCGGCGTCGCCCGGCTGATGCACCACGACGGCCGGCTGCGGATCGACGAGAACGACCGGGTGGCGCAGGTGTGCCCGCTGAACTTCGACGGCGCCACGTTCGAGGTCTGGGGCGCGCTGACCCACGGTGCGCGGCTCGTCGTCCTCGACCGGGACCTGCTGCTCGCCCCGGTCGAACTCCGCGACGCCGTCCACCGGTTCGGGGTGACGGCGCTGATCATCACCACCCCGGTCTTCCACTCCCTCGTCACCGAGGCACCCGAGCTGCTGCAGTCCCTCACCCTGCTGTCCCTTGGCGGCGACGTCGCCTCCGTCCCGCATGTGGCGCGGGCGCTCGCCTGGTGCGGACCGGGTGTGCTGGTGCACACGTACGGGCCGACGGAGAACTCCTTCACCTCCGTCCTCGCGCCGGTCGACCGGGTCGACGAAGGCAGCCGGGCGCTCCCGCTCGGGCGCTGCGTGCCTGGGACCGAGGCGTACGTGGTGCGTGAGGGCACGTTCGACCTTCTCCCGGTCGGCGCCCCCGGTGAACTGCTCCTCGGCGGTACGGGCCTGGCCGCCGGCTACCTGGGCGACCCACGCCGTACGGCCGCGAGCTTCGTACCGGATCCTTTCGGCGACCGGCCGGGAGCCACCCTCTATCGCACCGGCGACCGCGTACGGCGGCTCCCGGACGGCGAGCTGGAGTTCATCGGACGCAGGGACGACCAACTGAAGATCCGCAGCCAGCGGATCGAGCTGGGCGAGGTCCGCGCCGCGCTGCTCGCCGACGAGGCCGTCCGCGAGGCCCACGCCGCCGGCTGGCGGAACCCGCGCGGCGAGAAGGAGATCGCGGCCTACGTCGTCCTCCAGCCCGGCGCCACACCGGCACAGGTGCGCGACCGCCTGGCCCGGGTCCTGCCCGCCGCCGCGATCCCGACCCGCTGGGCGCCCGTCGGCGCGCTCCCGCTCAACGCCAACGGCAAGGTGGACGCGAAGCAGTTGCCGACCCCGGCGCTGCTGGGTGCAGACGCGACGGACCAGGCCGGCGCCGCGCCGCCCGCCGCCGCGCGGGCGACCGTCACCCCCCGCGCGCTGGACGCGGTGCGCGCCGCCTGGGGTGACGTGCTCGACGACGTTCCGCCCGGCGACGACGTCAACTTCTTCGATGCCGGCGGCCACTCGCTGCTGCTCGCTCGGCTGCAGTCGGCGCTCCAGCGGCACGCCGGAGCGGAACTCCGCATCGCGGACCTCTTCCGCTTCCCGTCCATCAGGGCGCAGGCGGAGTTCCTGGCGGCGGCGTCCGCCGACGGACCGTACGGCGCCGCGGCCCCGGCGGCCGTGGCGGCCGGCGAGCCCATCGCCGTCGTCGGCACCGCCGGCCGCTTCGCCGGCGCCGCCGACGTCCGCGCCTTCTGGCGGAACCTGTCCGGCGACTGTGTGGCCGGCGCCGACGCGGCGATCGTCGAGGTCGGCGGCGGCCGCCGCCATATCGCCCGGTGGGGCCGGCTCGACGAACCGCGGGCGTTCGACGCCGAGTTGTTCGGCCTGACCCCGGACGAGGCGCGGGCCACCGACCCGCAGCACGGGATGCTCCACGAATGCCTCTGGGCGGCCATGGAGGACGCGGCCGTGACGCTCGACCGGCTGCGCGATCGCACCAGCATCTACGTCGGCTGCGCGAACACGCCCGCGCCCGCCGCCGCCACGGGCCTGGACGAGGACCTGACCGCGGCGTTCCTGTCGCAACCCGCGTTCGTCGCCTCGCGCTACGCCTACCGGCACGACCTGCGCGGCGAGAGCGTCGTGATCGACACCGCCTGCTCGACGTCCCTCGTCGCCGTCCACCTGGCCTGCGCGAGCCTCCGGTCGGGCGAGAGCGACTACGCCTTCGCCGGCGGCGTCTCGGTGTTCGATCCCGCCGACGGCGGCTACGTCCACGAGCCCGGCATGATCTACGCCGACGACGGCGTCTGCCGGCCGTTCGACGAGTGGGCCACCGGCACCGTCGGCGGCGACGGCGCGGGCGTCGTCCTGCTCCGCCGGCTCTCGGACGCGCTCCGCGACGGCGACCCGGTCCACGCCGTCGTCCTCGGCTCGGCCGTGAACAACGACGGCCGCGCCCGGGCCGGCTACGCGGCCCCGGGATTCGACGGCCAGGTCTCCGTCATCCGGCGCGCCCTGGCGTCGGCGAGAGTCGAAGGCCGCGACCTCGGCTTCGTCGAGACCCACGGGACCGGCACCCGGCTGGGCGACGCGGTCGAGGCCACGGCGCTGGCCGAAGCCGTCGGCGAGCGGGACGCGCCGCTGCCGATCAGCTCGGTCAAGGCGTCGATCGGGCACTGCAACACGGCGGCCGGCATCGCCGGGTTCCTCAAGGCGGTGCACGCGGTCCGCGACCGCGTCCTGCCCGGGACGGCCAACTCGGTCAAGCCGATCGAGGAGATCGCCTCGGGCGACCGGCTCCGCCTGCTCACGGAGACCGAGCAGTGGGAGGACACCGGCCGCGCACGGCTCGCTGGGGTGAGCTCCTTCGGCGTCGGCGGCACCAACGCCCACGTCGTGCTCAGGGAGTTCACCGAGCAGGACGAAACCATCACTCAGCGTGCGGAGGCCGGCCGGTGACCGACGACTACCCGCCGGAGAACGGCATGCAGGACGACGAGGCGCGGCTGCCCCGGGTCCTCCCGCTCTCGGCCCGGAGCGAGACGGCCCTCCGCAGCGCCGCCGACGCTCTCGCCGCATTCCTGGACGACCGCCCGGACCTGTCCCTCGACGACACGGTGACGACGCTGGCGCACGGCCGCGAACGGTTCGAGCACCGCCTCGCCGTCGTGGCCGGCGATCCCGCCGCCGCGGTACGAGCCCTGCGCGAGCCCGGCACCGGCCCGGCGAACCGCCGCGGCGCCGCACCCGCGGCCACGCCCCGCACCGTCCTGGTCTTCACCGGCCAGGGCAGCCAGTACACCGGCATGGCGGCCGGCGCCTACCGGGCGTACCCCGAGTTCCGCGCCTGGCTCGACCAGGCCGACGCACTGCTCCGGGACGAGCTGCCGACCGGACTGCTCGACTGCATGTTCAGGCCGGAGCTGGCCGACGCCCTCGCCCGTACGGACGTCGCGGCGGCGGCCATCGTCGCCGTACAACTCGGTCTGCTGCGCGTGCTCCGCCGATACGGCATCACGCCGGACACCGTGTTCGGGCACAGCGTGGGCGAGTTCTGCGCGGCCGCCGCGGCCGGGGCGGTCTCGGACGAGGACGCCTTGAGGCTGGTGGCGCGGCGCGGCGTGCTCATGGCGGAGCGGACCCGGCCGGGGGCGATGCTCGCGGTCCGGTCCGCCGCCGACCCGGCGGACGGGTGGGGTGCCGACGCCGTGGCCGCGCTGGCCGACGAGACCCCTGACGTGTGCGTCGCCGTCCACAACAGCCCGCGCGACCTGGTGCTGAGCGGAGACGCCGACGCCGTCGCCGGACTGGAGACGCGCCTGGAGGCCGCCGGGCTGAAGTGCCGCCGGCTGCGCACTTCCCACGCGTTCCACAGCGGGCTACTCGCGCCCATGGCTGACGACTTCGCCGCGGCGGCGGAACTCGTCACGTGGTCGGCACCCACCGGGGCGCAGTGGATCAGTTGCTCGCACGGCGTGATGACGCAGGCGCCCGACGCGAGCTACTGGCGCGACCACCTGACCGAGCCTGTCCGCTTCTGGGACGCCCTTACGCTCGCCTGCGCCGACGACCGGGCCACCGTGCTGATGGAGGTCGGGCCGCACCCGGCGCTGCTGCCCCTGGCCGGCCGGCTGCCGACGCCGCCGGCGCTCGTCCCCGTACTGGCCCGTGACCAGGACGCCGCCGCGGCCGTGGCCGGCGCCGCCGCCGAGGCGTGGTGCCACGGAGCCCCCGCCGACCTCACCGGGGGCATCCCGGGGCGCCGCCGGCACCTGCCGGGATACGGCTTCAACCGCCGCGTGCACTCCGTACGTCCCGACCCCACGCAGCCCGCCGCCGCGCCGGCCGCACCCGCTGCCGCCGCCGCGCTCGATCCGGCCGGACCTGCCCTGCCGCCGCGCGAGGCGCTGGCCGCGCTCTGGACCGACCTGCTGGGCGTCGCGCCGGAGCCGGAGACCGGCTTCCTCCAGAGCGGCGGCGACTCGCTGACCCTGCTCCGCTTCCAGCAGCGGATCCAGGCCAGGCTGGGCACCGCGCCCAGCCTGGCGGACCTGCTCGACGCGGGCACGTTCGAGGCGATGGCGAACCTCCTGCCGGCCGCCGCAGCCCATCCGCCCGCCGCCGCGCCGGCGCCGGCCGCGGAGCCGGCCGAGCCGGTCACCACGTACCAGGCGTCGGCGGTCCAGCAGGGCATGCTGATGATCGACCTGATGCAGCCGGACTCCAACCAGCACAACGTCACGCTGGCGTTCGAGGTCCCCGGTCGCGTGGACGAGGCGGCCATGGCCGCCGCCTTCCGCGACGCCCAGGTCCGCCACAGCGCGCTGCGCACCGTGTTCACCCGGGACGGCGGCCGGTTCGTACCCGAGATCCGCCCCGAGCCGGGCGCCGCGCTGGAGGTCGTCGAGGCAGGCGTGGCGGACCGCCGCCCGCTCGTCGACGACGCCGACGTCCGGGAGTGGACCCGCGAGATGAGCGACCCGCCGGTGCGGTGCCTCGGGGCCGCCACCGCGCTGCGCGGCACGCTGGTGCGCGGCCCGCAGCGGAGCCTTGTCGTGCTCACCGCCCACCACGCGGTCTGTGACGCGACGTCGATGGGCATCCTCGTCGACGAACTCGCCGAGGACTACCGCCGGCACCGCGCCGGGCTCCGCGGCCAGGCGGCGCCGGCACCGGTGCAGTACCACGACGTGCTCGCCGCCGGCACGGACGACTCGGCCGGCCGCGCCTACTGGCTGGAGCAACTCGACGGGGCGTCGGACCTGGTGCCGGTCCCCACGGACCGGCCGCGGCCCAAGGTGCGCGAGGGCTCGGGCGCGCAGTGGACGTGGACGCTGAGCGCCGGGCAGTCCGCCCGGGCCCGGGAGCTGGCGGCGCGGCTCGACGTCACCCTCTTCAGCACGATGCTCGCGACGTACGCGGTCCTGCTGCGCGTGCGCAGCGGCGCCGACGACCTGTCGATCGCCACGCCGGCCACCGGGCGCACGTCCGAGCGCGCGCAGGGTGTCTTCGGCCCGTTCCTGAACACCCTCGTGCTCCGGGCGCGGATCACGCCAGGACAGGGCTTCGACGCGCTCGCCCGGGACCTGCAGACCACCGTCCTCGACGCGATCCGGCACTCGGACTTCCCGTTCGACCGGCTGGTCGCCGCGCTCAACCCGCGCCGGGAACCGGACAGGACCCCGCTGTTCTCGGTCATGTTCACCATGCCGGACCAGTTCGCCCTGCCCGACTTCGACGGGCGGCAGGCCCGCCCCGTAGAGCTGCCGGGGCTAGGCGCGAAGTACGACCTCACGCTGTACGTGACTCCCGCCGCCGACGGACGCCTGCGTCTCGACCTCGAATACGACCCCGCGCTGTTCGACGAGTCGACGGTGCGCGGCCTCGCGGACGACTACGACGCGCTCCTCGCCGCCCTCGCCGCGGCGCCGGAGGCGGCCATCCCCGAGCCGGGCGGCCCGGTCGGCGACCGGCCGGCCGGGGACCCGCAACCGGAAGGAGAGGAAGCCGGGGAGACGGCCATGACGGAGACGGAGCGCTACGTCGCCGGGCTGTGGTCGGAGACGCTCGGCGTGGACATCGCCGGCGCAGCCGACGACTTCTTCGACGCCGGCGGCCACTCCATGCTGGTCCTGGCGTGCCTGGCCGAGATCCAGGACCGCTTCCCCGAGGCCACCATCCAGGACTTCTTCGCCCACCGCACCGTCGGGGCCTTCGCCGCCCACCTCGACCGGCTCGCCGGCGGCGGTACGGCGGCCGAACCGGAAGCGGCGCCCGCCGAGACCGAGCCGGAGAAGGAACCGGAGCCCGCCGCCCGGTCCACCGCCGCCACCGCGGAGCGAGTGACGGCGGAGCGCGTGACCGCCTCCTCGTCCGCCGGCTCCCCGGCGGGCCGGGGGGACGTCCTGCTCACCGGCGCGGCCGGCTACCTCGGCGCGCACCTGCTCGCCACGCTCCTGCGCGAACCCGGGGGCGCGGTCGTCTGCCCGGTCCGGCCGCGCGACGGCGTCGGCGGGACGACCCGGCTCGAAGAGGCCGTCGCGCGCTACGCCCCGGACGTGTTGCCCCAGGTGCCCGGCAGGGTCACGGTCGTCGAAGTCGACCTGCGTGAGCTGACCGCCCAGACGCTGGGCACCTCGATCGCCGGTATCGGGACCGTCGTCCACTCCGCGGCCGAGTCGAAGATGTTCGGCCGGATCGAGGACCTGCGGGCCGCCAATGTGGCGCCCACCCGGCTCCTCGCCGAGCTGGCGCTGGCCCACGGTTGGCGCATGGCGCACGTGTCGACCGCGTCCGCCGTGGGCGCCGCACCGGGCGACGGCCGGGCGGTCACCGTCCGCGAGGAGGACTTCGACCGCGGCGAGAACTTCGACAACCCGTACTCGCGCTCCAAGTTCGAAGCCGAACAGGTGATCCACGCGGCCGTCAAGAACGGGCTCGACGCGACGGTCCACCGGGTCGGCGGGCTGATCGGCGACAGCACGTCGGGGACCTTCCTCCCCGACCCCAGGGCGAACCTGTTGTACCAGTTGGTGCGGGCCATCATGCGCTGCGGGCTGGTGCCGGACGCACCGGGCTTCACCATGAACGTCACGCCGGTGGACTTCGCCGCGGCGGCCGTGCTGCGGCTGTCGGACAACGCGTCCCACTCCGGCCGTACGTTCCACGTCCTCAACCCCGAACAGCTGACCATGCCCGCGCTGACCGGGATCCTGCGCGACCTCGGCTACCCGGCCATCCTCACGGACCCGCAGAGCGTCGCCGACTGGCTCACCCGGGAGGGCGCCGACGAGGCGGACGCGGAGGCGGCGCCGTTCCTCCGGCAGTTCACGGCGCCCGCCGGCACCGTGGTCTCGCACGACACCCGGATGACGACGGCGGCCCTGGCCGGCCTCAAGTGCCCCGCACCCGACCTCGCCCTCCTGCGGGTCGTGATCGGCCACTGCGTCGAGACCGGTTTCTTCCCCAAGTCGCGGCTATGGGACTTCGTATCCCGGTCGACAGTTCCCACCAGTGCCTAGGAGACAGCGCCACGATGCCCTACCAGGTAGTCACGAACGACAGCGGCCGGCACTCGACGTGGCCGGACCAGAAGGAACTGCCGGACGGGTGGGAGACCACCGGTTTCGTGGGCTCCCAGGAGGAGTGCCTCGACCACATCGCCCGGATCTGGGACGGGCCCGGCCCGCGGACCGTCCGGGTTCCGGGCTGGGCAGCGGCCAACGTGCTCACCACCGAGCGGATCCGCCTGCGTGAACTGTCCCCGGCCCAGGTGGCCGGCCTGCTGGAGGTGCTGGACGGCGAGGCGGTCTCCGACGGGTACGTCGAGAACTACCCACTCGTCGGCACCGGTTTCGGGGCCAGGAACTTCCAGACGCGCACCCCGGACGAACTGCGTTTCGGGTTCGGCATGTACCTCGTCTCGGCGCAGCCCGGCGGGCCCGCCTTCGGCGACATCGGCTTCCACCGGCCGCCGGCGGACGGCGTCGCGGAGATCGGCTTCAGCCTGGCCGAGTCGGCCCGGGGCCAGGGCTACGCCACCGAGGCGGTGGCCGAGCTGACCCGCTGGGCGTTCACCCAGCCCGGCGTGCGCCGCATCGTCGCGAAGACCACGACGGACAACACCGGCGCCCAGGGCGTTCTCGGCCGCGCCGGCTTCCGGCTGGAGCGGACCGGGGAGAACGTCCTCCACTACGCGTTGCAGCTCGCGCCCGACCTGCCCGAGTCCGAGCCGATGCGCGACGACGAGGAGGAGCGCGCCGCGCTCTCCAAGCTCGGCAAGGTGCGCAAGGCCGGCGGAGACGACCTCGCCTTCGTGGCCGGCTCCGACCCGTTGCGCCGCGTCGTACGCGACGGCGGGAAGCTCCTGGCCTACGCCCAGTCCGGCGACAAAGAAGGCGTGGAGGACCCTACCAACCACCTGATGTTCATCGTCGTCCACCCGGCCGTCGCCAGGCGTGGCCTGGGCGAGCGGTTGCTCGGCGAGGTCCGCGAGCACGCCCGGGCGCACGGCAAGACCGGCATGGTGACCGGCACGCCCGACGACGACCACCCGTCGGTCGCCTGGGTGCGCAAGCACGGCTTCCGGCCCATCGGCCACCACCTGATCACCCGGCGTGACAAGGGCGCCGCCCCCGTGGAGGCGCCCGGGGAATTCACCGTCGAGGTGATGGACCGTGCCGACGGCGCCGCGGTCGAGGAGTTCGTCGCCCTGGCAAGCC from Streptomyces sp. CMB-StM0423 includes the following:
- a CDS encoding non-ribosomal peptide synthetase, giving the protein MSDATRIATSEQLDLWLAAGQDLESPRYNVPTALDFHARPDEGAIRAALHGLFDRHPALRSSFHLDDSGQLRQTIPDAVEPSLRVVRIPEEWDRRARAAWAAQVGRRPIPIGSAGVARADLLLHPGGAVLVLTVHHLVMDGWSVELAVEDFLALYDAAVDGTSPAPAGTGEETPAAPADPDAVGYWLDLLGSDPETLEPVPDFVRGARQSRAAREEVVVDGAELAALRGMVERDRVSMSTVGLAGWSVVLHQWSGLDEGLLATPFSARVDPGTHHTLGMLSRVLPVRTSFAPATPWSDHLASLHLQVLESFEQSAVDTGALRAALAAQGRRYPAFRSLYAHESEPRPARVLPETEVSRLDIDLGAVKYDLSAAVLEGPDRLILELEYDAAVYRPTTVRAVLAQWHGLLTAAAAEPDAALADLLREADGDTTATASRNETPAEVSVPPPHLVLDMARAHPDRIAVVHGEEELTYAQLVAAASRVANWLLAADGDEPAPTVGVLMPGGSDAVVAFLGITLAGKAYVPMDPGHPAARLAGIIDDSGMHRILTTAELADGADRLGCAAHTLAEVCTEAEAGGDEPPDVTLTPDTLFNVLYTSGSTGRPKGVLLPHRGVARLMHHDGRLRIDENDRVAQVCPLNFDGATFEVWGALTHGARLVVLDRDLLLAPVELRDAVHRFGVTALIITTPVFHSLVTEAPELLQSLTLLSLGGDVASVPHVARALAWCGPGVLVHTYGPTENSFTSVLAPVDRVDEGSRALPLGRCVPGTEAYVVREGTFDLLPVGAPGELLLGGTGLAAGYLGDPRRTAASFVPDPFGDRPGATLYRTGDRVRRLPDGELEFIGRRDDQLKIRSQRIELGEVRAALLADEAVREAHAAGWRNPRGEKEIAAYVVLQPGATPAQVRDRLARVLPAAAIPTRWAPVGALPLNANGKVDAKQLPTPALLGADATDQAGAAPPAAARATVTPRALDAVRAAWGDVLDDVPPGDDVNFFDAGGHSLLLARLQSALQRHAGAELRIADLFRFPSIRAQAEFLAAASADGPYGAAAPAAVAAGEPIAVVGTAGRFAGAADVRAFWRNLSGDCVAGADAAIVEVGGGRRHIARWGRLDEPRAFDAELFGLTPDEARATDPQHGMLHECLWAAMEDAAVTLDRLRDRTSIYVGCANTPAPAAATGLDEDLTAAFLSQPAFVASRYAYRHDLRGESVVIDTACSTSLVAVHLACASLRSGESDYAFAGGVSVFDPADGGYVHEPGMIYADDGVCRPFDEWATGTVGGDGAGVVLLRRLSDALRDGDPVHAVVLGSAVNNDGRARAGYAAPGFDGQVSVIRRALASARVEGRDLGFVETHGTGTRLGDAVEATALAEAVGERDAPLPISSVKASIGHCNTAAGIAGFLKAVHAVRDRVLPGTANSVKPIEEIASGDRLRLLTETEQWEDTGRARLAGVSSFGVGGTNAHVVLREFTEQDETITQRAEAGR
- a CDS encoding GNAT family N-acetyltransferase, whose protein sequence is MPYQVVTNDSGRHSTWPDQKELPDGWETTGFVGSQEECLDHIARIWDGPGPRTVRVPGWAAANVLTTERIRLRELSPAQVAGLLEVLDGEAVSDGYVENYPLVGTGFGARNFQTRTPDELRFGFGMYLVSAQPGGPAFGDIGFHRPPADGVAEIGFSLAESARGQGYATEAVAELTRWAFTQPGVRRIVAKTTTDNTGAQGVLGRAGFRLERTGENVLHYALQLAPDLPESEPMRDDEEERAALSKLGKVRKAGGDDLAFVAGSDPLRRVVRDGGKLLAYAQSGDKEGVEDPTNHLMFIVVHPAVARRGLGERLLGEVREHARAHGKTGMVTGTPDDDHPSVAWVRKHGFRPIGHHLITRRDKGAAPVEAPGEFTVEVMDRADGAAVEEFVALASRTVAEATMPGGARMTSDPDEIRRDLVEEHDGALLVCRASGAPVGWLALTAPAVGEDAWVLAAQVVVEAEGEGAPAALLAAAARLADEAGAASLTAVAEEDGQRELAETLPGSGFLPVAGRTIWFAEVDPRP
- a CDS encoding condensation domain-containing protein, whose protein sequence is MTDDYPPENGMQDDEARLPRVLPLSARSETALRSAADALAAFLDDRPDLSLDDTVTTLAHGRERFEHRLAVVAGDPAAAVRALREPGTGPANRRGAAPAATPRTVLVFTGQGSQYTGMAAGAYRAYPEFRAWLDQADALLRDELPTGLLDCMFRPELADALARTDVAAAAIVAVQLGLLRVLRRYGITPDTVFGHSVGEFCAAAAAGAVSDEDALRLVARRGVLMAERTRPGAMLAVRSAADPADGWGADAVAALADETPDVCVAVHNSPRDLVLSGDADAVAGLETRLEAAGLKCRRLRTSHAFHSGLLAPMADDFAAAAELVTWSAPTGAQWISCSHGVMTQAPDASYWRDHLTEPVRFWDALTLACADDRATVLMEVGPHPALLPLAGRLPTPPALVPVLARDQDAAAAVAGAAAEAWCHGAPADLTGGIPGRRRHLPGYGFNRRVHSVRPDPTQPAAAPAAPAAAAALDPAGPALPPREALAALWTDLLGVAPEPETGFLQSGGDSLTLLRFQQRIQARLGTAPSLADLLDAGTFEAMANLLPAAAAHPPAAAPAPAAEPAEPVTTYQASAVQQGMLMIDLMQPDSNQHNVTLAFEVPGRVDEAAMAAAFRDAQVRHSALRTVFTRDGGRFVPEIRPEPGAALEVVEAGVADRRPLVDDADVREWTREMSDPPVRCLGAATALRGTLVRGPQRSLVVLTAHHAVCDATSMGILVDELAEDYRRHRAGLRGQAAPAPVQYHDVLAAGTDDSAGRAYWLEQLDGASDLVPVPTDRPRPKVREGSGAQWTWTLSAGQSARARELAARLDVTLFSTMLATYAVLLRVRSGADDLSIATPATGRTSERAQGVFGPFLNTLVLRARITPGQGFDALARDLQTTVLDAIRHSDFPFDRLVAALNPRREPDRTPLFSVMFTMPDQFALPDFDGRQARPVELPGLGAKYDLTLYVTPAADGRLRLDLEYDPALFDESTVRGLADDYDALLAALAAAPEAAIPEPGGPVGDRPAGDPQPEGEEAGETAMTETERYVAGLWSETLGVDIAGAADDFFDAGGHSMLVLACLAEIQDRFPEATIQDFFAHRTVGAFAAHLDRLAGGGTAAEPEAAPAETEPEKEPEPAARSTAATAERVTAERVTASSSAGSPAGRGDVLLTGAAGYLGAHLLATLLREPGGAVVCPVRPRDGVGGTTRLEEAVARYAPDVLPQVPGRVTVVEVDLRELTAQTLGTSIAGIGTVVHSAAESKMFGRIEDLRAANVAPTRLLAELALAHGWRMAHVSTASAVGAAPGDGRAVTVREEDFDRGENFDNPYSRSKFEAEQVIHAAVKNGLDATVHRVGGLIGDSTSGTFLPDPRANLLYQLVRAIMRCGLVPDAPGFTMNVTPVDFAAAAVLRLSDNASHSGRTFHVLNPEQLTMPALTGILRDLGYPAILTDPQSVADWLTREGADEADAEAAPFLRQFTAPAGTVVSHDTRMTTAALAGLKCPAPDLALLRVVIGHCVETGFFPKSRLWDFVSRSTVPTSA